CCTCGTCTATCCCCATGATCACCCGCAGCGCTTATGCGCAGGGCGACAACCAGACCCTCGGGCTGGGCATCGTCGGCTCGGGCGGCCGGGGCACCGGCGCGATCTTCAACCACCTCCAGGCCGCGCAGGAGCTGGGCATCGATGTCGAGCTCCGCGCGATGGGCGACCTCGCGTCCGACCGCCTCAACGGCTCGCTCGCCAACCTCCAGCAGAACTGGGGCGAGAAGATCCAGGTCGATGAGGATAGCCGGTACACCGGGTTTGATGCGTACAAAGATGTGTGTGCCCACGACGGCGTGGACATCGTGATCCAGACGACCCCGCCGGGCTTGCGGTACCTGACCCTGGCCGAGGCCGTGAAGAACGGCAAGCACAGCTTCGTCGAGAAGCCGGTGTGTATCGATGCGGACACCTACCGCAGCGTACTCGCGTCGGGCAACATTGCGGATAACAACAACCTCGCGATCGTGTCGGGCACGCAGTACCGCCGCGAGACCTCGTACATGGACGGCATCGAGCAGCTCCAGCAGGGGCTGATCGGCGACATCACCGCCAGCTACGCCTACTACTGTGCCGGCACGCTCTGGCACCGCGGCCGGGGCCCGGACAACGCGCCTTGGAGCGAGATGGAGTACCAGATGCGCAACTGGCTCTACTTCACCTGGCTCTCGGGCGACCACATCGCCGAGCAGTCGGTCCACAACATCGACGCGATCAACTGGGCCATGGGCGGCCCCCCCGCACGCTGCTACGCCTCGGGCGGACGCATCGCACGCACCGGCGAAGAGTACGGCAACATCTACGACCACTTCTCCGTCCACTACGACTACGCCAACGGCTCGCGCTGCTCGTTCATGTCACGCCAGTACCCCGGCTGTGACAACCGCGTCGAGAACCGCTTCGTCGGCACCGAGGGCGTCATGGACATCCAGCCCAACCCCGGCCGGACCCGATGGATCGCCCGCGACCACGACGGCAACGAGCTGGGCCGAAACGCCGGGCGCGATGGCAACAACGAGCCCTACGTCGAAGAGCACAAGGCGCTCTTGCAGTCCATCGTCGACGGCAACCCGGTCCAGGAGATCCAGGAAGTCGCCGACTCTTCGCTCACCGCCGTCATCGGCCGCGAGTCCGCGTACAGCGGCCGGTTCGTCGACTTCGCGTGGATGGCGAACCAGTCCAAGCTCAAGCTGCGGCCCAACGTCCCGCCGTTCGTCGCGGGCGACGTCGACCAGACCGTCACCGAAGAGGTCGACGGCCAGCAGAAGGTCTACGACTACAGCAAGGTCCCCGTCCCCGGCACGTACGAGCTCCGCTAAGCGGACGCATCCAAGACATCAACGAAACACCCGCGCTCGAAAGAGCGCGGGTGTTTTTTGTTTCAGTTTGAAGCCCACAGCGTTTCAACTCGAAGCCCACAGATTTTATCTGTGGGTGCCACCCACCCATGAAATGGGTGGGCTCCGATGCGAGTGCCTACTCGAAATCATCCACTTCCTTGTACGCATCGATCACGGCACGTTCGCCCTCGCGCCCCGGCCGGCTGTTGCCGTGCTCCATGCCGACGACGCCGTCGAACCCCTTGCGGTGCAGGTGGCGGAAGACGTTTTTGTAGTTGATCTCGCCGGTGGTGGGTTCTTTGCGGCCGGGGTTGTCGCCGACCTGGATGTAGGCGATCTCGTCCCAGGCCTGGTCCATGTTGGGGATCAAGTTGCCCTCGCTGATCTGCTGGTGGTAGAGGTCGTCGAGGATCTTGCAGGACGGCGAGTTGACGCCCTTGCAGATGAGGTAGGCCTGCGGGATTTCGGTGAGGAACAGCCCGGGGTGGTCGCGCCACCAGTTGAGCGGTTCGAGCACCATCACCAGCCCCGACGGCTCGCAGACCTCGGCCATGACCTTGAGGTTCTCGATGCAGTTGGCCATCTGGTAGTCGAATGCGATGCGCTGGGTGACGTTGCTTGGCACGACGGTACACCACTTGGCGTGCGTGCGCTCGGCGACGGCGAGCATGCCGGCCATGTGGCGGCGCAGGCCGTCTTGGAACTCGTTGGAGGTGTTGAGGACGAAGTCTTCCTTGCCAAAGCCCGAGTAGGCGACGAAGACGCCCATCGTCATGTTGAGGTCGCGCATCGCCTGGCCGCAGCGCTCCTGGTCTTCGACGGACCGCCCGGGCATGCCGTTGTCTTCCCAGGCGGTGAAGCCCTCGTCGGCCGCGAAGCGGAGCTGGTCGACCAGGTCGCCGCCCGCGTGGTGGCGGAACATGCCAAAGTGCGGCGCGTATTTGAGCTTGAACCCGCCCGCGCCCCCGGAACCTTCGGCCGCGGCATCTTGCTTGAGTTGGGGCGTCGCGGCTGCTGCGGCGGCTGAACCCGCGGCGGTGAGGGATGCGGCGGCGGCGGCGCTGGTGGCGATAAATTCACGGCGTTTCATGGGCGGGCTCCTGAGGGTGGGTCTGATTGTATCTCGCGGGGGGTCTACGGAAAATTACCGCAGCGTGCGCGGAGGAAGGCGGGGGAAATGGCCACGGATTTCAAGGATGGACACGGGTTGGGACCGAGTTTTCCAGGACAATTGCCTGCGTTCCTTCACGATCCCGATGGGCTTGCGTTTCTTTTCTGATCCGTGAACATCCGTGGCTGTTTTCTACTTGCCTTCCTCTGTGCTCTCCGCGCACTCTGCGGTGAGATTCCCACAAAAAACGGGCCCGCCCCGGCGAACCGGAACGGACCCGCTTGGAGGATCCGGGGTCTGGCAGAGTGACGCTTCGATTACGGCATCTGATACGCGCCGGGGATGTAGACCGGCGGGGTGGCGAGGTCTTCTGCGTTTTCGATATGCGCTTCAGTGAGGCCGCTGGTGTAGCAGTCGGGCGCCTCGCCGGGGCCGAGGTTCTGGGTGGACTCGTTGAGGGCCCAGTTGTAGTCGATGTTCTTGCCCGAGTAGGCGGCCTCGCGGCAGATGATGGCGGTGAGCGTGGTCTGCGCGATGCGGTGGGCCTCGTTGATTGGCTCGCCGGCACGGAAGGAGGCGACCAGGTCGGCGTGTTCCTGGACGTAGGGGTCGCGACCGCCTCGGAACTGTTCGATGCGTTCGCCGGCGAGGTTGACGAGGGTGGAGGTGCCGCCCATGCGTGCATAGCCCTCGGTGCCGATGATTTCTTCGCCCACGTGGTTGTCGCAGCCGGGGATCTGTCGGCAGTGCGAGTTAATCATGCGGCCAAAGCCGGGCATCATGATCTGGAGGGAGAAGTGGTCGTTGCCGTGGCCCCACTCTTCGCCGGTACGTTGCTGGCGTCCGCCGTTGCCGTAGGCCTTGACGGGTGCCTGGTCCTGGAAGGCCCAGAGCGCGACGTCGATGTTGTGGACGTGCTGCTCGACGATGTGGTCGCCCGAGAGCCAGGTGAAGTAGAGCCAGTTGCGCAGCTGCCAGTCGAGGTTGGTCCAGCTCTCCTGTCGGCCGCGGTTCCAGAGCCCGCCTTGTTGCCAGAAGACCTGCGCGCCGACGACCTCGCCGATCGCGCCGTTGTGGATCGCTTCCATCGCGTCGACGTAGCCCTTCTGGTGGCGGCGCTGCGTGCCGCAGACCATGCCGATGCCGTTCTCGTTGGCGATGTCGCCGGCCTCCATAATGGTGCGGCAGCCGGCGGGATCGACGGCGACGGGCTTCTCGAAGAAGACGTGCTTGCCCGCCTCGACCGCGGCCTTCACCATCTTGGGGCGGAACTGGGGCGGGGTGGCGAAGATGCACAGGTCGACGTCGGCGTTGATGACCTGCTGGTACGCGTCCCAGCCGGTGTACTTGCGGTTGCCGACCTGGAAGGCCTCGCCGGTGTTCTGCTGGAGGTTGTTGGCGCTGCCGTTGAGGCGGTCTTCGTAGAGGTCGCCCATGGCGTGGAGGACGACGCCCGAGGAGGCCTCGATGGCGTTGTGCGCTGCGCCGGTGCCGCGTCCGCCGCAGCCGACGAGCCCGACGCGGACGGTGTCACCGCCCTGGGCAAACGCGGTCGAGCCGATGCCGGTGGAGGCGAGCGCGGCCGTGATGCCGGCGGCGGTGGTGCCCTTGATGAAGGTCCGGCGGGTCGCGCCGCCGGGTTGGGTAGCGGGGTCGGCCGGGGCCTGTGCGGGTTCCGGGGTCGCCGGGGTGTCGTTCGTGTCGGGCATGTTCATTCCTCTTGCATAGATGGATGTAAAAAATTAGAGCGTCGAGTCCAAGCGTACCGCAACCCCCGCGCAGCCGCCAGCGCCTACTACGTAATAACGTCAACTGCGGGGCGAACCTTACACCCCGGGCAAGAAACCCCGGGTCACCTCCACGCACCGCTTTGCACGGCCCACATCCCCCCTGCGCATTTTCAACCCGCAGGAAGCCCACGCTCACCGAGCGTGGGCTTCGGGCAGGCATGTCCGCGCAAAAAACAACCCCGCCGGGCGGGCGGGGCTGTGGGGGGATCAAACTGAGGTGTTGGGTCTAAACCGCCTCATCCTTCAACGCGGCCTCGGCGACCTCGGCCTCGTCTACGCCTTCTCGGTCGACCTTGTCCCAGAATCCGACCGCAAAGATCACCAGAATCACCGCGGCCATCCCGGCGGGGAAGTACCAGTAGTCCTTCCAGTCGTCCATGGCCTTGGCGACCAGCGTCATGTCGATGCCGTCGGGGTAGCCTTTGCCGAACATACCGAGCATTGTGTCCAAGAAGCCGGGGGCTTCCTGTTCGCCCTTGAGGGTGGTGATGTGGTCGAGCAGCGGCTGGTGGTTCGCGGGCCCGACGCCGATATCGCCGACATGGTTGGGCAGCGCGATATTGGTGAACGGGAAGTTCCCGCTGAACGCCATACGGAAGCCGAAGAACATGCCTAGCCCCTGCGTGAGGAACACGAGCAGGCCCTGGGCCTGGCCACGGACATCCTTGGGGGAGCGTTTGTCGGTGTAGATGAAGCCGGTGACGAAGAAGAAGTCGTAGCAGATGCCGTGCAGCGCGATGGCGAGCAGGAGCATCCACATGATCTGGTCGGGTGCGCCCATCGCAAACAACGCATAGCGCAAGACCCAGCAGCCCATCCCGATCAGCAGCATCATCTTGACGCCGAGCTTCCGGAAGAAGAACGGGATGAGGAGCATGAAGAAGATCTCGGACATCTGCCCGAGCGTCATGGCGGCGCCGGCCTGCTTGAACCCCGCCGCGCCGAGGTAGGCCGACGTCTGTCCGTAGTAGTAGGCCAGCGGGATACAGATCAGCGTCGAGCAGACCGCGAACACGAGGAAGGGGGGGTGCTTGAGCAGCTTGAACGCGTCGAGCATGAACAGCGACCCGATATCCAGCGGCTTGTCCTTGGCCGGCGGCGGGGTGTGCGGGAGCGTGAAGCAGTATGCGCCCAGCAGGATACTGCTGACCGCCCCGAGCCAGAAGATGTTGAGCGAGTCCGACCAGCCCACCGCACCCAGCCCGAGCCCGGCGGCGATCCACCCGATGGTGCCCCAGACACGGGCCTTGGGGAACACCTCTTGAGGCAGGTGCGTGAAAGTGATGGTGTTGCCCAGGCCCAGGGTCGGCATGTAGCAGAGCATGTAGGCAATCATCAGCCAGACGATGAGCCCGCCATTTTCCGACCCGTTCTTCGAGAGCACCGCGATCCCGATCATGATGGCCCCGCCGATGAGCATCAGCACGCCCATCACCCGCTCGGACGAGAACAGGCGGTCGGCGATCAGCCCGAGGAACAGCGGCGCGATGATCGCGGCGATGGGGGCGCTCTCGTAGGCACCGCCGATGAAGTCGCCCAGGCCGTTGGCCCCCATCGCCAGCGCGAGCGTGGCGAACCACGCCCCCCATGCGAAGAACTGGAGGAACATCATGATCGAGATTCGGACCAGCGCGTTGGTGTGCGAGGATGCAGACGGGTCGGGCATGGAGGCCTCCGTGGATGAGAATTCTGTCAGCAGGCGCGACCCGCCCGCTCGGAGCAAGGCAAGAATATAGCTTGCACGGCCCGCTTGTGCCTGTGGACGGCGTAGGGCCGGGTTATCGGAGGGGGCCAATCAGAACCTTGCGGCGAGCGCTCCCAAGGACGTGTGTGAGACGCCGACGAGCCGCGACCGTCAGGGAGCGGGGCTACTCCCAGGGCAGCCCGCCCCGCTCCCTGACGGTCGCGGCTCGTTGATTTCGACTTCTCACACACGTCCCCCCTAATCCACCCGCTCGACCTCGATGAAGAACGCCGGGCGGTCGGTGCCGTCGGGCTGGGTCAGGCGGGCGCGGAGTTGGGCGTGGTCGGCGGGTTCGAGGTCGAGCTCGACGACGGCCGCGTTGGCTTCGGGGTCGGCGTCGGCGGTGGCGGTCTGGCCGGCGATGCTGACGGTTGCGCTCGCGGCACCCGTCGCGCCGCCGTGCTCGGGGGGGAAGCGGCGGAGGGTGAAGCGGTATCGGCCGGGCTGGGCGATGTCGACGAGGAAGAACCCTTCGCCCGGCCGGTTGCGCTCGGCGTGGACCTGGTGCCAAGGCGCACCGTCGTGGCCGGGCTCATCGTGGTGCAGGTCGTGGGTCGTCAGTGTCGTCGGGTTCGCCGCGTCGTCGCCAAGGATGTACGCGACGTCGGGCAGGTCGGCGGTGAGGTCTTCCCACCAATGCTCATAGGCACCACGCATGACGGCGACCCGTCCCGGATGGCGTGCCGCAAGGTCCTCGTTCTGGCCCGGGTCGTTACGGAGGTCGTAAAGCTCGGCCCCGTTCACCAGCCGGTAGTTGTCCGTCATCACACAGCATGTGCGCCACTTTGCGGGTCGTTCGATCCGTTGGCTCTGCACGAAGTAGACCCAGTCGTCGTTCGCAGATCGCGCGCCTTGGCTTTCGCGGATCATCGGCACAAGGCTCTGGCCGTCCATGAGCGCGGCGAGTTCCGGGTTCTCTGGCTGCCAGCAAAGCTCTAAAATCGTGGGCATCAGGTCGATGTGAGCCGTGATCGTTTCGATCTCTTTGGCGCGGTCTGCGCTCCCGCCGATCCCCCCGCCCGGCCAACGGATGAAACACGGCACGCGGTGCCCGCCCTCGTACGCCGAGCCCTTGAACCCCGTCATCCCCGCGTTGTACTGCGGCCAGCTTTCCTGCTCCATCCAGCCCGCAGAGGTGCCGTTGTCGGTCATGTAAATCACGATCGTGTTCTCGGCCAGCCCCTGCTGGTCGAGGTAGGCCATCAAGCGCCCGAGGTTGTCGTCGATGCAGGTGATCATGCCGTAGAACTTCGCGTGCTGCTCGGGCAGGCCCGCGTCGCGGTACGGCTGGACATACGACTCGGGCGCGAGGTACGGCGCGTGGGGCGCGTTGGTCGAGAGGTAGCAGAAGAACGGTTGGTCGCTCTCTTTCTGCCCGCCGATCCACTGTGTTGCTTGCTCGAACCAGACGTCGGTGCAGTAGCCGGGGTACTGCTGCCAGCCGGTGGTGTTGGAGCGGTAGTGGTCGTCGAAGTAGTCGTTGCCCCAGTAGTCGGGGAGGTTGCCCAGCCCGCCGCCGCCGTGGGTGAGGACGGTGGTAAAGCCCTGGTCCTCGGGCCGGCAGGGGTAGGCGTCGCCCAGATGCCACTTGCCGAACATGCCCGTGGCGTAGCCCGCATCGCGCAGGACCTCGGCGAGTGTGACCTCGTCGGGGTCGAGCATGGAGCGTCCCTGGATCGTGTGCCACACGCCGGTGCGCATCGCGTAGCGCCCGGTCATCAGCGCCGCCCGCGTCGGCGAGCAGGTCGGATCCACGTGGAAATTTGTCAGGCGTACGGACTCGGCATGGAGCGCATCGGTGTGAGGGGTTTGGAGGATGGGGTTGCCATGCGCGGCGATGTCGCCGTAGCCCTGGTCGTCGGTGATGATGAGGATGACATTGGGGCGCGGTTCGTCGGCGGTCGTCGCCGTCGCCGTCGGGTTAGACGCGCAACCCACGGCGAGGAACACGAGCAATGCGAGCAGCAGGGGGGCGGTGGGTCTCATGGTGTCTCCAGGGGAGTGATTGAACCACGAAGGACACGAAGAGAACGAAGGAATGCGAAAGAGTGGTCTCGGATTGCCGTCCTTTGTGTACTTCGTGCTCTTCGGGGTCTAAAATTGCCTTGCTTCCCGTGTTTCGAGATCGCCCCGCCATCGGGTAGAATAGGGTC
The sequence above is a segment of the Phycisphaeraceae bacterium D3-23 genome. Coding sequences within it:
- a CDS encoding Gfo/Idh/MocA family oxidoreductase, coding for MSTPPASDDNQKSGVTRRGFVKTGAALGAVAAASSIPMITRSAYAQGDNQTLGLGIVGSGGRGTGAIFNHLQAAQELGIDVELRAMGDLASDRLNGSLANLQQNWGEKIQVDEDSRYTGFDAYKDVCAHDGVDIVIQTTPPGLRYLTLAEAVKNGKHSFVEKPVCIDADTYRSVLASGNIADNNNLAIVSGTQYRRETSYMDGIEQLQQGLIGDITASYAYYCAGTLWHRGRGPDNAPWSEMEYQMRNWLYFTWLSGDHIAEQSVHNIDAINWAMGGPPARCYASGGRIARTGEEYGNIYDHFSVHYDYANGSRCSFMSRQYPGCDNRVENRFVGTEGVMDIQPNPGRTRWIARDHDGNELGRNAGRDGNNEPYVEEHKALLQSIVDGNPVQEIQEVADSSLTAVIGRESAYSGRFVDFAWMANQSKLKLRPNVPPFVAGDVDQTVTEEVDGQQKVYDYSKVPVPGTYELR
- a CDS encoding TIM barrel protein — encoded protein: MKRREFIATSAAAAASLTAAGSAAAAAATPQLKQDAAAEGSGGAGGFKLKYAPHFGMFRHHAGGDLVDQLRFAADEGFTAWEDNGMPGRSVEDQERCGQAMRDLNMTMGVFVAYSGFGKEDFVLNTSNEFQDGLRRHMAGMLAVAERTHAKWCTVVPSNVTQRIAFDYQMANCIENLKVMAEVCEPSGLVMVLEPLNWWRDHPGLFLTEIPQAYLICKGVNSPSCKILDDLYHQQISEGNLIPNMDQAWDEIAYIQVGDNPGRKEPTTGEINYKNVFRHLHRKGFDGVVGMEHGNSRPGREGERAVIDAYKEVDDFE
- a CDS encoding Gfo/Idh/MocA family oxidoreductase, with product MPDTNDTPATPEPAQAPADPATQPGGATRRTFIKGTTAAGITAALASTGIGSTAFAQGGDTVRVGLVGCGGRGTGAAHNAIEASSGVVLHAMGDLYEDRLNGSANNLQQNTGEAFQVGNRKYTGWDAYQQVINADVDLCIFATPPQFRPKMVKAAVEAGKHVFFEKPVAVDPAGCRTIMEAGDIANENGIGMVCGTQRRHQKGYVDAMEAIHNGAIGEVVGAQVFWQQGGLWNRGRQESWTNLDWQLRNWLYFTWLSGDHIVEQHVHNIDVALWAFQDQAPVKAYGNGGRQQRTGEEWGHGNDHFSLQIMMPGFGRMINSHCRQIPGCDNHVGEEIIGTEGYARMGGTSTLVNLAGERIEQFRGGRDPYVQEHADLVASFRAGEPINEAHRIAQTTLTAIICREAAYSGKNIDYNWALNESTQNLGPGEAPDCYTSGLTEAHIENAEDLATPPVYIPGAYQMP
- a CDS encoding nucleoside permease encodes the protein MPDPSASSHTNALVRISIMMFLQFFAWGAWFATLALAMGANGLGDFIGGAYESAPIAAIIAPLFLGLIADRLFSSERVMGVLMLIGGAIMIGIAVLSKNGSENGGLIVWLMIAYMLCYMPTLGLGNTITFTHLPQEVFPKARVWGTIGWIAAGLGLGAVGWSDSLNIFWLGAVSSILLGAYCFTLPHTPPPAKDKPLDIGSLFMLDAFKLLKHPPFLVFAVCSTLICIPLAYYYGQTSAYLGAAGFKQAGAAMTLGQMSEIFFMLLIPFFFRKLGVKMMLLIGMGCWVLRYALFAMGAPDQIMWMLLLAIALHGICYDFFFVTGFIYTDKRSPKDVRGQAQGLLVFLTQGLGMFFGFRMAFSGNFPFTNIALPNHVGDIGVGPANHQPLLDHITTLKGEQEAPGFLDTMLGMFGKGYPDGIDMTLVAKAMDDWKDYWYFPAGMAAVILVIFAVGFWDKVDREGVDEAEVAEAALKDEAV
- a CDS encoding arylsulfatase; this translates as MRPTAPLLLALLVFLAVGCASNPTATATTADEPRPNVILIITDDQGYGDIAAHGNPILQTPHTDALHAESVRLTNFHVDPTCSPTRAALMTGRYAMRTGVWHTIQGRSMLDPDEVTLAEVLRDAGYATGMFGKWHLGDAYPCRPEDQGFTTVLTHGGGGLGNLPDYWGNDYFDDHYRSNTTGWQQYPGYCTDVWFEQATQWIGGQKESDQPFFCYLSTNAPHAPYLAPESYVQPYRDAGLPEQHAKFYGMITCIDDNLGRLMAYLDQQGLAENTIVIYMTDNGTSAGWMEQESWPQYNAGMTGFKGSAYEGGHRVPCFIRWPGGGIGGSADRAKEIETITAHIDLMPTILELCWQPENPELAALMDGQSLVPMIRESQGARSANDDWVYFVQSQRIERPAKWRTCCVMTDNYRLVNGAELYDLRNDPGQNEDLAARHPGRVAVMRGAYEHWWEDLTADLPDVAYILGDDAANPTTLTTHDLHHDEPGHDGAPWHQVHAERNRPGEGFFLVDIAQPGRYRFTLRRFPPEHGGATGAASATVSIAGQTATADADPEANAAVVELDLEPADHAQLRARLTQPDGTDRPAFFIEVERVD